The genomic region CATCATCGGCTCCAGTGGCTCCGGCAAGAGTACCTTCCTGCGCTGCATCAACCTGCTGGAGCAGCCGCACGCTGGACGGATCCTGCTCAATAACGAAGAGCTCAAGCTCGTCGCGAACAAGGATGGCGCCATGAGGGCCGCCGATCCCAAGCAGTTGCAGCGCATGCGCTCGCGGCTGTCGATGGTGTTCCAGCATTTCAATCTGTGGTCGCACATGACTGCGCTGGAGAACATTATCGAAGCGCCCGTGCACGTACTGGGTGTATCGAAGAAGGAAGCCCTGGAAAAGGCCGAGCACTATCTGAACAAGGTCGGCGTGGCCCATCGCAAGGACGCCTATCCGGGGCATATGTCCGGTGGTGAGCAGCAGCGCGTGGCGATTGCCCGGGCGCTGGCCATGGAGCCGGAAGTCATGTTGTTCGACGAGCCGACCTCGGCCCTCGACCCGGAGCTGGTCGGCGATGTGCTCAAGGTCATGCAGTCGCTGGCCCAGGAAGGTCGTACCATGGTGGTGGTGACCCACGAAATGGGCTTTGCCCGCGAAGTCTCCAACCAGTTGGTATTCCTGCACAAGGGGGTGGTGGAGGAGCGTGGTAATCCTCGTGAAGTGCTGGTCAATCCGCAATCCGAGCGCCTGCAACAGTTTCTGTCGGGCAGCCTGAAATAGTCGTCGCTTTTTCTGCTGCCGCTGCGCACCAAAATAGGTCATCCTGCGTGCCGTGCGCGACCTGGTCTACTTTGATGAGGTCGCTTTCGGCCTTTAACCCTGTTCTGCTTTCGGATTGCACGCCATGACTGCCCATCGAATTGGTTTCCTGATTTGGCCCAGCACTAAAGCCTTGACGCTGGCGCTGGCCGAGGAGGCCTTGCGTGTTGCTCAGCGGGTGCATCCGGAAGTCGTTTACGAATTGTCGTTCCTGCAGGCGGAAGCGCCGGGTGAAGAGGCCGCTTCGACGGCCTGGCAACTGCCGGGTGAGCCCTGGGCGGGCAAGCTCGAAGGCTGTCAGAAACTGTTCCTTTTGGCCGACGAACCGCCGACGTTGTTGGCACCGGCGCTGGGTAGCGCGCTCAAGCAATTGGTGCGGGCCGGCTGCATGATCGGCGGGTTGTCCGCAGGCGTCTATCCGCTTGCCCAACTGGGCTTGCTCGATGGTTATCGCGCCGCCGTGCACTGGCGCTGGCAAGACGATTTCGCCGAGCGCTTCCCCAAGGTGATCGCCACCAGCCATCTGTTCGACTGGGATCGTGATCGCCTGACGGCCTGTGGTGGGATGTCGGTGCTGGACCTGCTGCTGGCGGTGCTGGCCCGTGATCACGGTGCCGAGCTGGCGGGGGCGGTGTCCGAGGAGTTGGTGGTCGAGCGCATCCGCGAAGGCGGGGAGCGCCAGCGTATTCCGCTGCAGAATCGTCTGGGCTCCAGTCATCCGAAGCTGACCCAGGCGGTGTTGTTGATGGAGGCCAATATCGAGGAGCCACTGACCACTGATGAAATAGCCCAGCATGTCTGTGTTTCCCGGCGGCAACTGGAGCGGATCTTCAAGCAGTATCTCAATCGTGTGCCCAGCCAGTACTACCTTGAGCTGCGTTTGAACAAGGCGCGGCAGATGCTGATGCAGACCAGCAAGTCGATCATTCAGATCGGCCTGTCCTGCGGCTTCTCCTCGGGGCCGCATTTTTCCAGCGCCTACCGCAATTTCTTCGGCGCCACGCCCCGCGAAGACCGCAATCAGCGACGTAGCAGCAGCCCGTTCGAGCTGTCCTCGGTACCTTCCGAGCGCGGTTAGCTCCCCCACGCCAGGCATCGCCATCCGAGTGAGCGGCAGTCTGGCCTTGTCTTTGGATTCACGGCATTTCCCTGAAATTCACCCGGCGATGTTCGTCAGTCGAAAATCTCATCGCCGCCACTCTGCATGAAAAGCCTTTCACCGTTTAAACTGCGCCTTTGCGATGCTATTTGTCGCATTGCCGAAAACCCCGGCAAAAGCCGGTTTGGCGCTATAAGAAGTTGTCGCTTGGCGACAAGGCCAGACCGAGTTCTGTCCTTACAATCCCCCCATCGCTCGCCAGTTTCAGGCAGGCGTTCCTCTTCAGGAGACTCCGATGTCCGTTGAGCAAGCTCCGGTGCAACGCGCCGATTTCGACCAGGTAATGGTTCCCAACTACGCACCTGCGGCCTTTATCCCCGTGCGTGGCGCCGGCTCCCGAGTCTGGGACCAGTCCGGTCGCGAGCTGATCGATTTTGCCGGCGGCATTGCGGTGAACGTCCTGGGGCACGCTCATCCTGCCCTGGT from Pseudomonas asplenii harbors:
- a CDS encoding ABC transporter ATP-binding protein, with product MYKLEVQDLHKRYGSHEVLKGVSLAAQAGDVISIIGSSGSGKSTFLRCINLLEQPHAGRILLNNEELKLVANKDGAMRAADPKQLQRMRSRLSMVFQHFNLWSHMTALENIIEAPVHVLGVSKKEALEKAEHYLNKVGVAHRKDAYPGHMSGGEQQRVAIARALAMEPEVMLFDEPTSALDPELVGDVLKVMQSLAQEGRTMVVVTHEMGFAREVSNQLVFLHKGVVEERGNPREVLVNPQSERLQQFLSGSLK
- the argR gene encoding transcriptional regulator ArgR, which encodes MTAHRIGFLIWPSTKALTLALAEEALRVAQRVHPEVVYELSFLQAEAPGEEAASTAWQLPGEPWAGKLEGCQKLFLLADEPPTLLAPALGSALKQLVRAGCMIGGLSAGVYPLAQLGLLDGYRAAVHWRWQDDFAERFPKVIATSHLFDWDRDRLTACGGMSVLDLLLAVLARDHGAELAGAVSEELVVERIREGGERQRIPLQNRLGSSHPKLTQAVLLMEANIEEPLTTDEIAQHVCVSRRQLERIFKQYLNRVPSQYYLELRLNKARQMLMQTSKSIIQIGLSCGFSSGPHFSSAYRNFFGATPREDRNQRRSSSPFELSSVPSERG